The window GATAAAAAAGTGCAGGTCTCAATATGTCCACATTGTCGTGCTTGGGTACTGTTGAATGCAAGAGAAGACCTGGTTGAACGATGTGGCGTATGTAACAACTATTTGTAATCAGGTTATCCAGTGAATATTGAATCCGAGCAAAATTCGACGGCAAAAGAAAAGGAATTCCTGAAAATTAACGACATGGTTGAAAAATTGGGCGTGACTCGGACCCAATTTTGGCGAATGAGGAAGGCAGGTGAGGTTCCTCCACCGGTAATTCGAAATCCACAAATGTGGCTTGCAAGCCAAATTAAAGAATTTTATGAAAGGAGGGTAAAAAAAGAAGATGTCGGAACACTTTGATGCTTTACAACTGCATTCAAACCTTATTTGTCGTTTGGTGCCGTATATTTTTCGATCAAACACGAAATTTTTTTCGGATTTGAGTGAAAAACAAAGTGACCATAAAAGTGACCACGCAATAAAAAAGGGCTTAGACATTTCTGCCTAAGCCCTTGATTTATTTGGCTCCCCCGGACGG of the Methylomonas sp. MK1 genome contains:
- a CDS encoding helix-turn-helix transcriptional regulator; amino-acid sequence: MNIESEQNSTAKEKEFLKINDMVEKLGVTRTQFWRMRKAGEVPPPVIRNPQMWLASQIKEFYERRVKKEDVGTL